The genome window TAAACTTATAGGCCGCCTTACGGCCGGATGGCTTATACTTTCACTGTTATTAGGGATTATAGTGTTTTATGTTAAACTTGAGAGCATTGATGAATTAGTGATTAAACTTGCAGAAAGCGAATCCAGGCCGCTGGTTGAGGATAAGAGTGCATTAGAAAATTTGCAGTGTAGTACTGAGGAGTGTATTGAAAATCTGAGGATAGACATGAATGAACACATAGAAAAGGGCCATTTTATTATTGTTGAGTTATATGACAGAGAAAAGAAAAGAATTTTAGAGGTGGAATCTCCGGATGCCGACACTGTGCATCGTTATGAAAAGATGGTAAAAAAGGAAAAAACGACCCACAAGTTTAAGGAGACAACCAGCTACAACCGGCTGTATGTTTCCGGGAATATTTTTATTCAGGTTTTTGTGCCTCTTCAGGAGCCCGATGGCGCGATAGCAGGCTACTTTGAGGGAGTCTATAAAGTTGACAACAGCACTATGGATGAAATAACAGATTTAATAGCCGGTTCTCTTTTGCTTGTAGTTGTTTGTGTTTTTGCAACTACTGCAATTCTTTATCCAATAATAATTGTTATGAATAAGGATTTGATAAAACTCTCAGCGGACCTCTCTGAGGCAAACATTGGAATGCTTGTTGCTCTTGGCAGTGCTATTGCCAAACGCGACAGCGATACAAATGTTCATAATTACCGTGTGACCATTTACTCTGTGAAACTTGGAGAACGTGCCGGAATTAATAAAGAGGCTTTAAGAAGTCTAATTAAGGGCTCATTTCTTCACGATATCGGAAAGATTGCAATATCAGACAACGTTTTATTAAAACCCGGCAAACTCACTGAAGAGGAGTTTGAAATAATGAAAACACATGTGCTCCACGGCGTGGATGTTGTTGATAAGTATAACTGGCTTAAGGATGCCATAGATGTGGTAAAGTACCACCACGAAAAATACGACGGCTCAGGGTATCTGTCCGGTTTAAGCGGAAATGATATACCTTTAAATGCCAGGATATTTGCCATTGCCGATGTCTTTGACGCTCTTACCTCTAAAAGACCCTACAAAGAGCCCTATTCCTATGCGCAAACCATCGCCGTTTTACAACAGTGCAGCGCAAAGCATTTTGACCCCAAATTCCTTGATTTATTTATAGAAATATCTAAAGACCTTTATGATTCTTTTAGTAAAGCGGATGATTCCTTTTTGGAGGCGGAACTTAATGGAATTGTCAGGAAATATTTCTGATTGCAGTCAACTTGGTATTATACATATTCCGGCAGGAAACCGTTTTATTACATTGCACTAAAGGCAGCCTGCCGTCATTTCAAGCTTAAGATACATAGTGGTCTCACCGGTTACAGCGTATCTGTGGTCTGCTCTGAGCCCTGCCACCCATATTAAGTCAGAGCCGGAAAACACCAAAGGTATTGAGTCTCTGAGGTGTCTGTGAATTTTTTCGTCAACAAAAAAATCATGGAGTTTTTTCTTTTTACCAAATCCCATTGGATAGAAAAAATCACCCGGGCGCCTGCAGCGTACCGTTAAACAGGGGGCTGTCCTGCCGCCATCCAGACATACCTGATACTTACCGCCACAGGGGATATTCTCAGGGCTTACTGAGGCTCTGAGAGCTAATCCAGTTTCTTTCAATACAACACAACCGGGGATATTTAATTCATATTCGCTGATTTTTAAAGGGGGTTCTGTGGTTATTCTCAATGTGGAATATCCCTTGATTGCTTTAACACCGTGTGGCAGCACAATGGTATCACCAGCTTTGCCGGTTCTTATTAATTTTATTATTTCATAGATATGGACATAGCCAACCTTTCTGAGAGAAGCTGCTGCTTCTATGGCGGTTCTCAGAGTGCGCCTGAGCAGGGCAGTCTCCAATACCTCAAGCGGCGGCAAAAAAAGCTCAACGGTCGTATCAGATTTTCTGCTAATCAGCGTCATAGTTTTTTTGGCTGCCTGGACTGTCATATAAGAGTCCTCTTCCCTTATGACCTCACCGGTCTTTGCAAGTGTGTGTGCAATACCCTGGTTAAACTCTTTAGCAAGGTATGGTATCAGGAAATGGCGTACTTTGTTTCTCAGGTAGTCTGACTTTAGGTTTGATGAATCCGTGATAAACTTCAATCCGTTTGTTTTAAGATAAGCCTCAATCTCACCTCTGGGCAGCCCGATAACCGGTCTTATAAATTTTCCCCTGACCGGAGGAATTCCGGAAAGCCCCCTCATGCCGGAGCCTCTTATGAGGTTTATCAAAATTGTCTCGGCCTGATCGTCCATGTTATGCCCCAAAGCCACCTTTGTTGCTTTTATCTCATATGCAAAACTCTCAAATATTTCGTACCGGAGGTTTCTAAAAATCTCCTGTTTGTTATGTTTTATCGAATCGGGGTTGGTAATTACTCTGACGTCAAAGGGTATGCCAAAGGAGCGGCAAAGGCCGGCGCAAAATTCAATTTCCACAGGGGTCTCCTTTGGCCGCATTCCGTGGTCAACACAGAGGGCATAAAGGTTAAGGTTTAAATCGAGAGTTTTCAGCACATGCAGCAAGCACACTGAGTCCGGCCCCCCGGAAAGCCCCACTATAACAGTCTCAGAGCCCGCCAACATGGAGTGCGCTCTGATTGTCTCTTTTACCTTTTCTATTGTTGTCACAGTTCAGCAGATACTAAGAAAGATTTATAATCTGTTGACATTT of Nitrospirae bacterium YQR-1 contains these proteins:
- the tilS gene encoding tRNA lysidine(34) synthetase TilS, with the protein product MTTIEKVKETIRAHSMLAGSETVIVGLSGGPDSVCLLHVLKTLDLNLNLYALCVDHGMRPKETPVEIEFCAGLCRSFGIPFDVRVITNPDSIKHNKQEIFRNLRYEIFESFAYEIKATKVALGHNMDDQAETILINLIRGSGMRGLSGIPPVRGKFIRPVIGLPRGEIEAYLKTNGLKFITDSSNLKSDYLRNKVRHFLIPYLAKEFNQGIAHTLAKTGEVIREEDSYMTVQAAKKTMTLISRKSDTTVELFLPPLEVLETALLRRTLRTAIEAAASLRKVGYVHIYEIIKLIRTGKAGDTIVLPHGVKAIKGYSTLRITTEPPLKISEYELNIPGCVVLKETGLALRASVSPENIPCGGKYQVCLDGGRTAPCLTVRCRRPGDFFYPMGFGKKKKLHDFFVDEKIHRHLRDSIPLVFSGSDLIWVAGLRADHRYAVTGETTMYLKLEMTAGCL
- a CDS encoding HD-GYP domain-containing protein; translated protein: MNAAWYNVIITPMIKTDNTHKNIHFKLIGRLTAGWLILSLLLGIIVFYVKLESIDELVIKLAESESRPLVEDKSALENLQCSTEECIENLRIDMNEHIEKGHFIIVELYDREKKRILEVESPDADTVHRYEKMVKKEKTTHKFKETTSYNRLYVSGNIFIQVFVPLQEPDGAIAGYFEGVYKVDNSTMDEITDLIAGSLLLVVVCVFATTAILYPIIIVMNKDLIKLSADLSEANIGMLVALGSAIAKRDSDTNVHNYRVTIYSVKLGERAGINKEALRSLIKGSFLHDIGKIAISDNVLLKPGKLTEEEFEIMKTHVLHGVDVVDKYNWLKDAIDVVKYHHEKYDGSGYLSGLSGNDIPLNARIFAIADVFDALTSKRPYKEPYSYAQTIAVLQQCSAKHFDPKFLDLFIEISKDLYDSFSKADDSFLEAELNGIVRKYF